One bacterium genomic window carries:
- a CDS encoding folylpolyglutamate synthase/dihydrofolate synthase family protein, whose product MTYAEALRYLEDLIKPDRPRRPYTEVKLARMRDLLARLGDPQSRLRAVLVAGTKGKGSAAVMIAEMLKTAGYRVGLAVKPHLVDYRERIQVDGQMIGKAELAALVASVRPAVEAGSVEPWGLATYVETTVAMAFTYFVRREVDVAVVEVGIGGRLDATNTLDPAVSVITPISYDHTELLGTTLDAIAREKAGIIRAQGRVVSAPQPDEAGAVIAETCAAQGARLVRVGRDVRVALHEASLDGVHATIDGLRGRYDVRVPLLGRHQAQNAATAIATVELLGDVGVDVPADAIRAGLSSVRWPARVELVGTHPYTIVDAGHNPASMAALRETLHELLGHRRLVLVFGMLATKDYRTVTALIAPLADQTVTTRPDNPHALPAADLADEVRRYTPNVVAIDDWRLALAEAKRLAQPEDVLVVTGSFYFVGEARERLLRRKAAAPARR is encoded by the coding sequence GTGACCTACGCCGAGGCGCTGCGGTATCTCGAGGACCTCATCAAACCCGACCGGCCGCGGCGGCCCTACACCGAGGTGAAGCTCGCCCGCATGCGTGACCTGCTCGCGCGTCTCGGCGATCCCCAGTCGCGCCTGCGCGCCGTTCTCGTCGCCGGCACGAAGGGAAAGGGCTCGGCGGCGGTCATGATCGCGGAGATGCTCAAGACGGCGGGGTACCGCGTCGGCTTGGCGGTGAAGCCGCACCTCGTAGACTACCGGGAGCGCATCCAGGTCGACGGCCAGATGATCGGGAAGGCCGAGCTCGCCGCGTTGGTCGCGTCGGTTCGCCCGGCTGTCGAGGCGGGTAGCGTGGAGCCCTGGGGCCTCGCCACGTACGTCGAGACGACCGTCGCGATGGCGTTCACGTACTTCGTCCGTCGAGAGGTGGACGTTGCGGTCGTCGAGGTGGGGATCGGCGGCCGCCTCGACGCGACGAATACGCTGGACCCGGCCGTCTCGGTGATCACGCCGATCAGCTACGATCACACCGAGCTACTCGGCACGACGCTGGACGCGATCGCCCGTGAGAAGGCGGGGATCATTCGTGCCCAGGGGCGCGTGGTGTCGGCGCCGCAGCCCGACGAAGCGGGTGCCGTGATCGCGGAGACGTGCGCGGCGCAGGGCGCGCGGCTCGTCCGGGTCGGCCGGGATGTCCGGGTGGCGCTGCACGAGGCGTCCCTCGACGGCGTGCATGCGACGATCGACGGCCTCCGCGGCCGGTACGACGTGCGGGTACCTCTCCTGGGACGGCACCAGGCGCAGAACGCCGCCACGGCGATCGCGACGGTCGAGCTGCTCGGCGACGTCGGCGTCGACGTGCCCGCCGACGCAATCCGCGCCGGGTTGAGCTCGGTGCGTTGGCCGGCCCGTGTGGAGTTGGTCGGGACCCATCCGTACACGATCGTCGACGCAGGCCACAACCCCGCGTCGATGGCCGCGCTGCGCGAGACGCTGCACGAACTCCTCGGACATCGCCGGCTCGTGCTCGTCTTCGGGATGCTCGCCACCAAGGACTACCGCACCGTGACGGCGTTGATCGCGCCGCTCGCCGATCAAACCGTGACGACCCGTCCGGACAACCCTCACGCGCTGCCGGCCGCCGATCTCGCGGACGAGGTTCGCCGGTACACGCCCAACGTGGTTGCGATCGACGACTGGCGTCTCGCCCTGGCCGAGGCGAAGCGGCTGGCGCAGCCCGAGGACGTGCTCGTGGTCACCGGTTCCTTCTACTTCGTCGGCGAGGCCCGCGAACGGCTGCTCCGGAGGAAGGCCGCGGCGCCGGCGAGAAGGTAG
- a CDS encoding glucose 1-dehydrogenase, translating to MAGGSFAGRGVIVTGAGAGIGRGIATAFAREGACVAVVDINAETVAETAAALAAGPGTACAVAGDVGSAEGVERIMAEVTRRLDRIEVLVNDAGVYPNCPVIEMPEDQWDRVIDTNLKGTFLMCRAVARRMVEQRVAGSIVNIASGAYKSARRGASHYCASKAGIVMFSKVLAQELAAHQIRVNVVSPGLIDVGRRGDVNPNYKETLLRNIPWGRMGEPLEIAEAVLFMSSPGASYVTGSVLDVDGGSSAGRFFLPYSRG from the coding sequence ATGGCCGGAGGATCGTTTGCGGGGCGCGGGGTGATCGTCACGGGGGCGGGGGCGGGGATCGGTCGCGGGATCGCGACGGCGTTCGCCCGCGAGGGAGCGTGCGTCGCCGTCGTGGATATCAACGCCGAGACGGTGGCGGAGACGGCGGCGGCTCTCGCCGCAGGACCGGGCACGGCGTGCGCCGTCGCCGGCGACGTCGGCTCCGCGGAGGGGGTTGAGCGCATCATGGCGGAAGTCACCCGCCGCCTCGACCGGATCGAGGTGCTGGTCAACGACGCCGGCGTGTACCCGAACTGCCCGGTCATCGAGATGCCCGAGGACCAGTGGGATCGCGTGATCGACACGAACCTCAAGGGGACGTTCCTGATGTGCCGCGCGGTTGCGCGCCGCATGGTCGAGCAGCGCGTCGCGGGCTCCATCGTCAACATTGCCTCGGGCGCATACAAGTCGGCGCGCCGCGGCGCGTCGCATTACTGCGCCAGCAAGGCCGGCATTGTCATGTTCAGCAAGGTCCTGGCGCAGGAGCTCGCGGCACATCAGATTCGCGTGAACGTGGTGTCCCCGGGCCTCATCGACGTCGGCCGGCGCGGCGACGTCAACCCCAACTACAAGGAGACGCTGTTGCGGAACATTCCGTGGGGACGGATGGGCGAGCCTCTGGAGATCGCCGAGGCGGTGCTGTTCATGTCGTCACCCGGCGCGTCGTACGTCACCGGTTCGGTGCTCGATGTGGACGGCGGATCCAGCGCGGGGCGGTTCTTCCTCCCCTACAGCCGCGGATGA
- a CDS encoding zinc-binding dehydrogenase — MKAIVLHGVGNPDMLRLEDVPDPVPSAGQVVVRLRAAALNHRDLFICQGQYAGLRFPIIPGSDGVGVVAAVGPGVTGVRQGDPVVINPSLEWGDDTRVEGPRWRILGLPENGTFAGMVTVPAANVFPVPAGLSDEAAAALPLAGLTAYRAVVTRGRVQRGETVLVLGIGGGVATFALLIAKHAGARVLVTSSSDAKLERARALGADAGFNYQTADWVTLAKEATGGAGPDLIVDGTGGAPFDQALDAVRSGGRVVTYGATLGPVPQLTVRRIFWKLLDVLGTKMGSPEDFRGMLALFDQARLRPVVDRVYPLAEAGQALAHMAQAAQFGKIVLRIA, encoded by the coding sequence GTGAAAGCGATCGTGCTGCATGGCGTGGGCAACCCCGATATGCTCCGCTTGGAGGACGTCCCGGATCCGGTTCCGTCGGCGGGACAGGTCGTGGTGCGCCTGCGGGCCGCCGCGCTGAATCACCGCGATCTCTTCATCTGCCAAGGTCAGTATGCCGGGCTTCGCTTCCCGATCATTCCGGGTTCCGACGGGGTGGGTGTGGTCGCCGCGGTCGGCCCGGGCGTGACGGGGGTGCGGCAGGGAGACCCGGTCGTCATCAACCCCAGTCTCGAGTGGGGCGACGACACGCGCGTCGAGGGCCCCCGGTGGCGCATCCTTGGACTGCCCGAGAACGGCACGTTTGCGGGCATGGTCACCGTGCCGGCCGCAAACGTCTTCCCCGTGCCGGCCGGCCTGTCGGACGAGGCGGCGGCGGCGCTTCCGCTCGCGGGGCTGACCGCGTACCGCGCCGTGGTGACGCGAGGCCGCGTGCAACGAGGCGAGACGGTGCTCGTGCTCGGGATCGGCGGCGGCGTCGCGACGTTCGCGCTGCTGATTGCCAAGCACGCCGGCGCGCGGGTGCTCGTGACGTCGAGCAGCGACGCCAAACTGGAACGCGCGCGGGCCTTGGGCGCCGACGCCGGGTTCAACTATCAGACAGCCGATTGGGTCACGCTGGCCAAGGAGGCCACCGGAGGCGCCGGGCCGGACCTGATCGTGGATGGCACCGGTGGCGCGCCGTTCGATCAAGCGCTGGACGCGGTCCGTTCCGGAGGACGCGTGGTAACATACGGGGCAACGCTTGGTCCCGTGCCCCAACTGACGGTGCGCCGGATCTTCTGGAAACTCCTCGACGTGCTCGGGACGAAGATGGGGTCCCCCGAGGATTTCCGAGGGATGCTGGCCTTATTCGATCAAGCCCGGCTCCGCCCCGTCGTGGACCGCGTCTACCCCCTGGCCGAGGCGGGGCAGGCACTCGCGCACATGGCGCAGGCGGCACAGTTCGGGAAGATCGTGCTCCGGATCGCGTAG
- a CDS encoding tetrahydrofolate dehydrogenase/cyclohydrolase catalytic domain-containing protein, whose product MAAKILDGNALMRARRAGLAAEVEAFIAKHGVAPCLAAILVGDDPASHSYVKSKARDAGRVGMRSETFHLAASTTPAELLALIDDLNARRDVHGILPQLPLPRQIDPDLVFERLRPEKDVDGLTPANLGRLVIGRARLVPCTPLGVMALIDAAGVDLAGREAVVVGRSTIVGKPTALLLLQRHATVTMCHSRTADLAGHIGRADILVSAVGQARLVRREMVKLGAVVIDVGISRVGGDLVGDVDFEAVREVAGAITPMPGGTGPMTRAMLLENTLAAARWQLEASA is encoded by the coding sequence GTGGCGGCGAAGATCCTCGACGGCAACGCGCTGATGCGGGCGCGCCGGGCCGGACTCGCGGCGGAGGTGGAGGCGTTCATCGCGAAACACGGCGTCGCGCCGTGCCTCGCCGCGATCCTGGTCGGCGACGACCCCGCGTCCCACTCCTACGTCAAGAGCAAGGCCCGCGACGCGGGCCGCGTCGGGATGCGGTCCGAGACGTTTCACCTGGCGGCGTCGACGACGCCCGCAGAGCTGCTCGCGCTGATCGACGATCTGAACGCACGGCGCGATGTGCACGGGATTTTGCCGCAACTGCCGCTACCGCGACAGATCGATCCGGATCTCGTGTTCGAACGGCTGCGGCCCGAGAAAGACGTGGACGGGCTCACGCCGGCGAACCTCGGGCGTCTGGTGATCGGGCGCGCCCGGCTCGTGCCCTGCACGCCGCTCGGCGTCATGGCGCTGATCGATGCCGCCGGGGTCGACCTCGCGGGGCGGGAGGCGGTGGTCGTCGGCCGCAGCACGATCGTCGGGAAGCCCACCGCGCTGTTGCTGCTGCAGCGACACGCGACCGTGACGATGTGTCACTCGCGCACCGCCGACCTGGCGGGGCACATCGGCCGCGCCGACATCCTCGTCAGCGCGGTGGGGCAGGCCCGGTTGGTCCGGCGGGAGATGGTGAAGCTCGGCGCGGTCGTGATCGACGTCGGCATCAGTCGCGTCGGCGGCGATCTCGTGGGCGACGTGGACTTCGAGGCGGTCCGGGAAGTCGCGGGGGCGATCACGCCGATGCCCGGCGGGACCGGCCCGATGACGAGGGCGATGCTGCTGGAGAACACGCTGGCCGCGGCGCGGTGGCAACTTGAGGCGTCCGCGTGA
- a CDS encoding YceI family protein, translating into MPWTIDPSHSHLDFSIRHMGISTVRGRFKKFNAEIAEANSTLRGLNIAVDAASIDTGEPQRDQHLRSGDFFDVEKYPEIRFRSTAVSSRGQGRYLVSGDLKIRDTTRPVSFEVDVTDPVKDPWGNTRAAATGKGKLNRKEWGLNWNKALELGGWLVGDDVQFTFDIEAVAAASVAAR; encoded by the coding sequence ATGCCGTGGACCATCGATCCGAGCCACTCGCACCTCGATTTTTCCATCAGACACATGGGGATCTCAACCGTCCGGGGACGGTTCAAGAAGTTCAACGCAGAGATCGCCGAGGCGAACAGTACGCTGCGTGGCCTCAACATCGCTGTCGACGCCGCGAGCATCGATACAGGTGAGCCTCAGCGGGACCAACACCTGCGCTCGGGAGACTTCTTCGACGTTGAGAAGTATCCTGAGATCCGGTTCAGGAGCACGGCGGTGTCGTCTCGCGGTCAGGGACGATATCTCGTCAGCGGGGATCTGAAGATCCGCGACACGACGCGCCCGGTCAGTTTCGAGGTCGACGTCACAGACCCCGTCAAGGACCCGTGGGGCAACACCCGTGCCGCTGCGACCGGGAAGGGAAAGCTGAACCGGAAGGAGTGGGGGCTGAACTGGAACAAGGCGTTGGAGCTGGGCGGGTGGCTCGTCGGCGACGATGTGCAGTTCACGTTCGATATCGAGGCGGTGGCGGCCGCGTCGGTCGCGGCACGGTAG
- a CDS encoding MFS transporter — protein sequence MTSKSWTLVAAVLGSGITYLDSSVVTVALPRIGRELPHAHLGVLEGQTYVYNGYLLTLSALLILAGALTDYYGRRRMFAIGILGFGATSLLCGLAPTLELLVVFRVLQGAAGAFLVPGALSLITTTFTGEEQGRAFGIWSGAAAAITILGPFIGGVLVDTLTWRAAFLMNLPFVALAVWVVARHVRESRDPQAARGFDIPGTITAALAIGGLVFGAIYGQQRAWRDPMAFVALAVGVAAAVALVPLMTRRPHPLVPPELFRSRNFTVTNLSTFVIYGAFAVVFYCLPLFMQGTLGYTAAAVGLATLPVSVLLALFSARFGVLAARYGPRWFMAGGPALIALGVLWLARVPASSPMWRLRPADPGTYLPPWGYAVDFLPGLLVFGAGLMIMVAPLTTTLMTSVEARHAGLASAINNAVAELGPQLIGAIAFVVITAAFYSALAARAPGLEVGSPHVRQLLAPLNAPAPGAPAAAAAAARAASAFGFHLAMLLGAALLSLGALINAIGIRGGGTVSARPVRSVSRHWRRASHAVPQDSEP from the coding sequence GTGACGTCGAAGAGTTGGACGCTCGTCGCAGCGGTGCTCGGGTCGGGCATCACGTACCTCGACTCGAGCGTGGTGACCGTGGCGCTTCCCCGCATCGGGCGCGAACTCCCGCATGCACACCTCGGGGTGCTCGAGGGACAGACGTACGTCTACAACGGCTACCTGCTCACGTTGAGCGCGCTGCTCATTCTCGCGGGCGCCCTGACTGACTACTACGGCCGCCGGCGGATGTTCGCGATCGGGATTCTCGGATTCGGCGCGACGTCGCTCCTCTGCGGCCTCGCTCCGACGCTCGAACTGTTGGTGGTGTTTCGCGTGCTCCAAGGCGCGGCGGGCGCGTTCCTCGTGCCGGGCGCGCTCTCGCTGATTACGACGACGTTCACGGGGGAAGAGCAGGGGCGCGCGTTCGGCATCTGGTCCGGCGCGGCGGCCGCGATCACCATCCTCGGGCCGTTCATCGGCGGCGTGCTCGTCGACACGCTGACGTGGCGGGCGGCGTTTCTCATGAACCTCCCGTTCGTGGCGCTCGCGGTGTGGGTGGTGGCACGCCACGTCCGGGAGAGCCGCGATCCGCAGGCGGCCCGCGGGTTCGACATCCCGGGCACGATCACGGCCGCGCTCGCGATCGGCGGTCTCGTCTTCGGCGCGATCTACGGACAGCAGCGGGCCTGGCGGGATCCCATGGCGTTCGTCGCGCTCGCGGTCGGCGTCGCGGCCGCGGTGGCGCTGGTGCCGTTGATGACGCGCCGTCCCCACCCTCTGGTGCCGCCGGAACTGTTCCGGTCGCGTAACTTCACGGTGACCAATCTCTCGACGTTCGTCATCTACGGCGCGTTCGCGGTCGTATTCTACTGCCTGCCGCTGTTCATGCAGGGGACGCTCGGGTATACCGCCGCCGCGGTTGGGCTCGCGACGCTGCCCGTGAGCGTGCTGCTGGCGCTGTTCTCGGCGCGGTTCGGCGTGCTCGCCGCGCGGTATGGCCCGCGCTGGTTCATGGCGGGCGGCCCGGCGTTGATTGCGCTCGGCGTGCTGTGGCTCGCGCGGGTGCCCGCGTCGAGCCCGATGTGGCGGTTGCGCCCCGCGGATCCTGGGACGTATCTTCCGCCGTGGGGATACGCGGTCGACTTCCTGCCTGGGCTGCTCGTGTTCGGCGCGGGGCTGATGATCATGGTCGCGCCGCTGACGACGACCCTCATGACGTCGGTGGAGGCGCGGCACGCGGGACTGGCTTCCGCGATCAACAACGCGGTCGCCGAACTTGGGCCGCAACTCATCGGCGCGATCGCGTTCGTCGTGATCACCGCGGCGTTCTACTCGGCGCTCGCGGCCCGCGCGCCTGGGTTGGAGGTCGGGTCACCCCATGTGCGCCAGTTGCTGGCCCCGCTGAACGCGCCGGCGCCGGGCGCTCCCGCCGCGGCGGCGGCCGCCGCACGCGCGGCGTCGGCGTTCGGGTTTCATCTCGCGATGCTGCTCGGGGCCGCGTTGTTGTCCCTTGGGGCGCTGATCAACGCGATTGGGATTCGCGGAGGAGGGACCGTCTCGGCGCGCCCGGTACGGTCCGTAAGCAGGCACTGGCGACGCGCGTCGCACGCGGTGCCGCAGGACTCGGAGCCGTAG
- a CDS encoding D-2-hydroxyacid dehydrogenase codes for MQPEGSGGRACVVAVLKSLDARRVAQIGAVDPRVRVVPVTDRTTWYEEAPHAEVILGFRPLREGATRSQALKWVHQGGAGVENLTEDVAGTEIVVTNTHVHGDTIAEHVLALMLAHTRRLRELFQYQDRREWGHDAVRAHRLLAGHTIGVLGLGTIGQAVARRAAAFGMRVWGTRRHPAAVEGVERVLPPSGLDDVLRVSDVLAVTLPLTRETRGLIGARELGLLPRGAFLVNIGRGPIIDEPALIDALRSGRLGGAGLDVFVQEPLPATSPLWTAPNLIVSPHTSGGFPGYTDQMIALFCDNLRRYLTGQPLRNVVDTALGY; via the coding sequence ATGCAGCCTGAAGGAAGCGGCGGTCGCGCCTGCGTGGTGGCCGTGCTGAAGAGCCTGGACGCGCGACGTGTCGCGCAGATCGGGGCGGTGGATCCGCGTGTCCGTGTCGTCCCCGTGACCGATCGCACCACGTGGTACGAGGAGGCGCCGCACGCCGAGGTCATCCTGGGCTTTCGGCCGCTGCGCGAAGGCGCGACACGGTCCCAGGCCCTGAAGTGGGTGCACCAGGGGGGAGCCGGCGTCGAGAACCTCACCGAGGACGTCGCCGGGACGGAGATCGTGGTGACCAACACCCATGTCCATGGGGACACGATCGCCGAGCACGTCCTCGCGCTGATGCTCGCGCACACGCGCCGGCTGCGGGAACTGTTTCAGTACCAGGACCGCCGGGAGTGGGGGCACGACGCCGTCCGCGCACACCGGCTGCTCGCCGGACACACCATCGGCGTTCTGGGGCTCGGCACGATCGGACAGGCGGTCGCCCGGCGCGCCGCCGCATTTGGGATGCGCGTCTGGGGTACGCGGCGACACCCGGCGGCTGTCGAGGGCGTCGAGCGCGTGTTGCCGCCGAGCGGGCTCGACGATGTGCTGCGGGTCTCGGATGTGCTGGCGGTGACGCTGCCGTTGACCCGTGAGACCCGCGGTCTCATCGGCGCGCGCGAGCTCGGGCTGTTGCCGCGCGGCGCGTTCCTCGTGAACATCGGTCGCGGCCCGATCATCGACGAGCCGGCCCTCATCGACGCCCTGCGCAGCGGGCGGCTCGGGGGCGCGGGGCTGGACGTGTTCGTGCAGGAACCCCTCCCCGCCACGAGCCCGCTGTGGACCGCGCCGAATCTGATCGTGTCACCTCACACCTCGGGGGGATTCCCCGGGTACACCGACCAGATGATCGCGTTGTTTTGCGACAACCTTCGGAGGTACTTGACGGGACAGCCACTCCGCAACGTCGTCGATACGGCCCTGGGCTACTAA
- a CDS encoding DUF2628 domain-containing protein, whose protein sequence is MEASAIATFGLILFGLLVFFIWLTQALSHYQPLRVGASPTEFVARDVLGHVTPPKLGWNWWAFFLGPVWFIAEGIWFHGIILLLLATLSGGVLLPFVMVYSAMKSRETLEDRRIARHTFY, encoded by the coding sequence GTGGAAGCGTCGGCGATCGCGACGTTCGGCCTTATCCTGTTCGGTCTGCTGGTCTTCTTCATCTGGCTGACGCAGGCGTTGTCGCACTACCAGCCGCTCAGGGTCGGTGCGTCGCCCACGGAGTTCGTGGCGCGGGACGTGCTGGGTCACGTGACGCCGCCGAAGCTCGGCTGGAACTGGTGGGCGTTCTTCCTCGGCCCGGTGTGGTTCATCGCGGAAGGCATCTGGTTCCACGGGATCATCCTGCTCCTGCTCGCGACACTCTCGGGCGGCGTCCTGTTGCCGTTCGTCATGGTCTACTCGGCCATGAAATCGCGCGAGACCCTCGAGGACCGGCGCATCGCCAGGCACACCTTCTACTGA
- a CDS encoding TIGR03560 family F420-dependent LLM class oxidoreductase, whose translation MIRVGVMVEGQEGLTWDRWRRIAETAEAAGFESLWRSDHLFSLFGVETRPGLDAWTSLAALATMTRRLRFGPLVSPITFYHPAVLARHAAAVDVLSGGRLELGIGAGWHDREHEAFGVPYPRVGERIRRLDEAAHVIRALWGDGPARFDGRYYRLAGAVGWPKPTQRPAPPLVIGGKGPRLLEVVAKHADEWNCGGSQPPAAVRARRAILETACRAMGRDPTAIRYSWMGAFIIGESRAALDARARKIQEYVITRAGESPHQLPETLRSTGWLVGTPGEIVEQVAALAAEGIERVMLQYFDQEDLDALRLIGEQVIPRLRNVTATRPPLS comes from the coding sequence GTGATTCGGGTCGGCGTGATGGTGGAGGGACAGGAAGGGCTGACGTGGGACCGCTGGCGGCGGATCGCGGAGACCGCGGAGGCGGCGGGGTTCGAGTCGCTGTGGCGCTCCGACCATTTATTCTCGCTATTCGGTGTGGAGACGAGGCCGGGGCTGGATGCCTGGACGTCGCTCGCCGCGCTCGCGACGATGACACGCCGCCTCCGGTTCGGTCCGCTCGTGTCGCCGATCACGTTCTACCATCCCGCCGTCCTCGCGCGCCACGCGGCTGCCGTCGATGTGCTCTCGGGCGGGCGGCTGGAACTCGGCATCGGCGCGGGGTGGCACGACCGCGAGCACGAAGCGTTCGGCGTTCCATACCCACGGGTGGGTGAGCGGATCCGGCGGTTGGACGAAGCCGCGCACGTGATCCGCGCCCTGTGGGGGGACGGGCCGGCACGGTTCGACGGGCGGTACTACCGGCTGGCCGGCGCCGTGGGGTGGCCGAAGCCGACGCAGCGACCTGCGCCGCCGCTCGTCATCGGCGGCAAGGGCCCGCGGTTGCTCGAGGTCGTCGCGAAGCACGCCGATGAGTGGAACTGCGGTGGGTCGCAGCCCCCTGCGGCCGTCCGAGCGCGCCGGGCGATTCTCGAGACCGCGTGCCGCGCGATGGGACGAGATCCGACCGCCATCCGCTACTCATGGATGGGGGCGTTCATCATCGGCGAGTCCCGCGCCGCCTTGGACGCGCGGGCGCGTAAGATTCAAGAGTACGTGATCACCCGCGCGGGGGAGTCGCCTCACCAACTTCCGGAGACGCTCCGGTCCACGGGGTGGCTCGTGGGGACGCCCGGGGAGATCGTCGAGCAGGTGGCTGCGCTGGCGGCCGAAGGGATCGAGCGCGTGATGCTGCAGTACTTCGATCAGGAGGACCTGGACGCGCTACGCTTGATCGGCGAGCAGGTGATCCCGCGCCTTCGCAACGTGACGGCGACGCGGCCGCCGCTGTCGTAG
- a CDS encoding HU family DNA-binding protein has protein sequence MNKEELVDHVAQGTGQTKKQAMVIVDAVFASIADALRRGEKVTVVGFGTFQVKSRAARDGRNPKTGDKIHIPSRKVPAFTAGKDLKAEVN, from the coding sequence ATGAACAAGGAAGAACTGGTCGACCACGTGGCCCAAGGGACGGGTCAGACGAAGAAGCAGGCGATGGTGATCGTCGATGCCGTGTTCGCGAGCATCGCCGACGCGCTGCGGCGCGGCGAGAAGGTCACCGTCGTGGGGTTCGGGACGTTCCAAGTCAAGTCCCGCGCGGCGCGCGACGGCCGGAACCCCAAGACCGGCGACAAGATCCATATCCCCTCTCGAAAGGTACCGGCCTTCACGGCGGGCAAGGACCTGAAGGCCGAGGTCAACTGA
- the lysS gene encoding lysine--tRNA ligase, with protein sequence MWVDLLAEELRKSSPGPHVVNDAKTPSGHVPVAHLRGVLMHDCVARALRDAGAPTTFLYGFDDYDPMDDLPPALPDYARYMGMPFAMIPSPDGRAPSYGHFYAAEFADAFNRLGAHPTIYRTSEMYRSGGFDDGIRRALDRVETIRTVYRDVTHSKRIDDHWWPVQVLCERCGRIGTTNVLAWDGDQVEYVCAPDKVAWAQGCGYRGKRSPFRGGAKLLYRVEWPAKWSALGVTVEGAGKDHMTRGGTHDVAREVSVHVFGRSAPFSFAYEFLLYGGKKMSTSKAVGTTASEILQVLRAELARFLIVRPLPRRQVEFDPGGDTIPNLYDEYDRAAAAFFKETDNPDLARTFYFARVDAPPPHCYRPRFVKVAYLTQMPSVDLPRAVARDKGAPLTDDDRGELAHRVADARRWLATYAPEHYKFEVRDSVPSSAAVLTPTQRRYLLRVADAIETGPRAGSADTSPSSAPVGGRPTAPAETRGRAMTLDDRRPPAGAPPWTGEQLHARLHELKEEIGLSPREAFGAIYQAFLGKDSGPQAGWLLAALDPQFVLNRLREVARDAA encoded by the coding sequence ATGTGGGTTGACCTGCTGGCGGAAGAGCTGCGCAAGTCGTCGCCGGGTCCGCACGTGGTGAACGACGCGAAGACGCCGTCCGGCCACGTGCCGGTCGCGCATCTGCGGGGTGTGCTGATGCACGACTGCGTCGCGCGGGCGCTGCGCGATGCCGGCGCCCCGACGACGTTCCTCTACGGGTTCGACGACTACGACCCGATGGACGATCTCCCGCCGGCGCTGCCGGACTACGCCCGGTACATGGGCATGCCCTTTGCCATGATCCCGTCGCCCGACGGCCGCGCCCCGAGTTACGGCCACTTCTATGCGGCCGAGTTTGCCGACGCGTTCAACCGGCTCGGCGCGCACCCGACGATCTATCGCACCTCGGAGATGTACCGCAGCGGCGGTTTCGACGACGGGATCCGCCGCGCGCTGGATCGGGTGGAGACGATCCGGACCGTCTACCGGGACGTGACGCACAGCAAGCGCATCGACGACCATTGGTGGCCCGTTCAGGTGCTCTGTGAGCGCTGCGGGCGCATCGGGACGACGAACGTGCTGGCGTGGGACGGGGACCAGGTCGAGTACGTGTGCGCGCCGGACAAGGTCGCGTGGGCCCAGGGCTGCGGGTATCGGGGCAAGCGCTCGCCGTTCCGCGGCGGCGCGAAGCTGCTGTACCGCGTCGAGTGGCCGGCGAAGTGGTCGGCGCTCGGGGTCACGGTGGAAGGGGCCGGGAAAGACCACATGACGCGCGGCGGGACGCACGACGTGGCGCGCGAGGTCAGCGTCCATGTCTTCGGACGGTCGGCGCCGTTTTCGTTCGCCTACGAGTTTCTGCTGTACGGCGGCAAGAAGATGAGCACGTCCAAGGCCGTCGGCACCACCGCGTCGGAAATCCTCCAGGTGTTGCGGGCCGAACTGGCGCGGTTCTTGATCGTCCGTCCGTTGCCCCGCCGCCAGGTGGAGTTCGATCCCGGCGGCGACACGATCCCCAACCTGTACGACGAGTACGATCGCGCGGCCGCGGCCTTCTTCAAGGAGACCGACAACCCGGATCTTGCGCGCACGTTCTACTTCGCGCGCGTCGATGCTCCGCCACCGCACTGCTACCGGCCGAGATTCGTGAAGGTCGCCTACCTGACCCAGATGCCATCGGTCGATCTCCCGCGGGCGGTCGCACGCGACAAGGGGGCGCCGCTGACCGATGACGATCGCGGGGAACTGGCGCACCGCGTCGCGGACGCCCGACGGTGGCTCGCGACCTACGCCCCGGAACACTACAAGTTCGAGGTGCGCGACTCGGTACCGTCGAGCGCCGCCGTGCTCACGCCCACGCAGCGACGCTACCTGCTGCGGGTGGCCGACGCCATCGAGACCGGCCCCCGCGCGGGCAGCGCGGACACCTCGCCATCGAGCGCGCCTGTTGGCGGCCGTCCCACCGCGCCAGCGGAGACGCGTGGGCGCGCCATGACCCTCGACGATCGCCGGCCGCCCGCCGGCGCGCCGCCCTGGACGGGAGAGCAACTGCACGCGCGCCTCCACGAGCTCAAGGAGGAGATCGGGCTGAGCCCGCGGGAGGCGTTCGGCGCGATCTATCAGGCGTTCCTCGGGAAGGACTCGGGACCGCAGGCGGGGTGGCTGCTCGCCGCGCTCGATCCGCAGTTCGTGTTGAACCGGCTCAGGGAGGTAGCGCGTGATGCAGCCTGA